A window of Nitrososphaerota archaeon contains these coding sequences:
- a CDS encoding peptidylprolyl isomerase — MKRRTLLLTVLVVVVAVAVVSAYLLMPKGDQGAGSNQTSSNRIAVMETSKGTMEFVLYEDKAPITTKNFITLANKGFYDNTIFHRVVHDFVIQGGDPTGTGMGGPGYTISDEFKTGLSHDAKGMLSMANTGQPHSSGSQFFVTLVPRPDIDGGYSVFGKLIKGENVLDAIGSVPTNPANDRPVQNVTLIKVTIRSP, encoded by the coding sequence ATGAAGCGAAGAACGTTGCTCCTCACTGTCCTCGTGGTTGTTGTTGCCGTTGCTGTAGTGTCAGCGTACCTTTTGATGCCGAAGGGCGATCAGGGGGCTGGCTCGAATCAAACGAGCAGTAACAGGATCGCAGTTATGGAGACAAGCAAGGGAACTATGGAGTTTGTGCTCTACGAGGATAAGGCGCCTATAACTACAAAGAACTTCATTACTCTCGCGAATAAAGGGTTTTACGACAACACCATTTTCCACAGAGTTGTACACGACTTCGTTATTCAGGGTGGAGACCCGACTGGAACAGGCATGGGCGGCCCCGGCTACACTATATCTGATGAATTCAAAACAGGTTTGAGCCATGATGCGAAAGGCATGCTCTCAATGGCTAACACCGGCCAACCGCACAGCAGCGGCTCACAATTCTTCGTCACATTAGTGCCGAGGCCAGATATTGACGGCGGCTACTCTGTCTTTGGCAAACTAATCAAAGGTGAGAATGTCCTCGACGCAATCGGATCAGTGCCAACCAATCCGGCTAATGACAGACCAGTCCAGAATGTTACCCTAATCAAGGTAACCATACGAAGCCCGTAG